The window GCTCGAGATACGTCCAGCTGAACTCGGCCATGTGCGTGAAGTCGAAGCCGAGCCGCTTCATCCCTTGCATGTCGCGCTCCCACTGGGCGCGCGGCCACTGCTCAGGGTAGTAGAAGACGCCGATGGACATCGCCTCGCGCTGGCCGAGCAGCGCGGCGCCCTGTGGCGACGGAGTCTGGGCGTCGAGTCGCGCGCCAAGGGCCATCGCCAGGAGGGCGACCGTCAGCAGCCGCGCGGCGACGAACGGCCTTGCGACGTGAAGGTGCAACGCGGCCAGGAGACGAGTTGGACGAGACGACACGCGAGGAACGGTTCGGGAGAACTGTGACGTAGCAGACGCTACCGACCGCCGGGGATCGATGTCAACGTGGCGATGGCGGAGCGGCGCCCTCCGGTGTTGTTTAGCAACTACCGGAACGGGGCGTTGGCCGAGGCGAGCCACGACTCGCGCGGCGCGAACTTCCGTCGCACCCCGCGTGTTCCTCTAGCTGTCGATGTCCGCGCCGAGCCGTCCCCTCCTTCTGCCACTCCCCATGCGCCCGATCGTCCGTTGTTTCGCGTTGCTCCCGCTGGCCATCCCCGCGGTCGTTGCGGCGCAGTCGGCGTCGCTCACTTACCGGCTGGGGAAGGACACGCTCGCCATCGAGCAGTTTACGCGCAGCGCCAACGCGCTCACCGGCGAGATGGTCCAGCGCTCGGGGGCTGCGGTATCGCGCGTCGCGTACACGGTGACGCTGGGGAAGGACGGGCGCGCGACCGCGGTGCGCCTCACGCGGACGCAGGCTGACGGCACACCGGCACCGGGTGCCCCGCGCGAGTATCGCTTCACACTCGGCGCCGACTCCGCCGTGCGCGAGATCGTCTTTGCCGACAGCACGCAGCGGCGCGCATTCCCGCTGGCGCGCGCCGCAGTGAACTTCCCCACGTTTGTCTACGCCCCCACCGAGCTGCTTGCCGCGCTACGAAAGGCCAGTGCGAGCGAGTCGATCCCCGCGTTAGGCCTCGCCGGGGGGCCAGGCTTCTCGGGGCTCACCGCGCTGGGGGGCGATTCGCTTCGCCTGCGCGGGAATCCTTACGCGATGGTACTGCGCTTCGACGCCAACAACCGATTGCGGGCGGTGGATGGTCGCGGGACCACCAACAAGGTCGTGGCCGAGCGCGGCAGCGGGGGGCTCGACATGGCGGCGATCGCCGCACGCATGAAGCCCACCGGGACGCTCTCGGCGCGTGAGGATGTGCGCGCCGGCTTCGGCGCCGGCGGGATCGTCGTCGTCGACTACGGGCGTCCGCAGGTGCGCGAGCGCAGCGTGTGGGGCGGGACGCTCGTCCCCTTCGACTCGGTGTGGCGCGCCGGCGCCAACGACGCGACGCATCTCTTCAGCACGCGCACGCTGACCTTCGGCAACGTCACGCTCGCCCCCGGAATGTACACGCTCTGGGTGCAGCACACGCGGCAGGGGTCCTACCTCATCGTCAACCGGCAGACTGGGCAGTGGGGGACGCAATACGATGCCGCGCAGGACGTGGGGCGTGTCGAGCTGCAGTCGGCCGCGGCGCCGTCGCACGTGGAGGAGCTGACCTACACCGTGCGTGCGCTGGCACCAAACCGCGGCGTGCTGGAACTGGCGTGGGGTGACCGCGTGCTCTCGGCGCCGTTCGCCGTCACGGCGGGGCGTTAGGCACGATGCCGGCCGTCACGATCCCGCGCGAGCTGCAGACGGCGCGCCTCGCGCTGCGGTCGTGGCAGGGTGACGACGCGGCGGAGTTGCTTCCGATCCTCGAGGCCAACTGGGAGCACCTGTCGCCGTGGATTCCGGCGCGCGTGGCCAGCCCCTCGCCCCTCCCCGAACTGCGCGAGCGGCTGGTCGGCAATGCGCAGGCGTTCGCCGACGACCGGGAGTGGCGCTTTGCGATGCTCGAGCGCAACGGTGAAAGCGGTCGCGGCGGTCGCATTCTGGGTGAGCTGTCGCTCTTCCCGCGCTCGGTGCAGGGGCGCGTCCCGTTAGGCGAGTCGGACCGGGCGGAAATCGGCTACTGGATACGCGCCGACGCAACTGGGCGGGGGCTGGTTTCCGAGGGGGTCGGGGCGCTCGTCGCCGCTGCGCGGACGATCGCGCGATTTCAGCACCTCGAGATCCGCTGCGATGCGCGCAACGCGCCGAGCGTGGCGATCCCCAGGCGGCTCGGCTTCACCCTGGCCGAGACCATCGAGACCAGCGGCGTGCTGGCGCACGAGCGGACCGTGGCGCTGCAGGTGTGGACCATGCCGCTGGCACGCGGCGGTTAGGGCTCCAGCGGGCGATAGCGCCGCGCGAGCAACCCCGTGGCCAAGGCGAGGTCGAGGTCGGCCACGAGCAGCCCTTCCGCGCCGTAGGGCTGCCACGCCTGCACCGTCCCGTCTGGGCGCACCACGGTTGACGTCGTCGGGGCGCCTTCGCTCGCATAGTTGGCCGCCGCGATATAGATGGTGTTCTCGGCGGCGCGGCAGAGCAGCGCCTTCTCGTGGAACGAGTTCGCCGGATCGGCAAACGACCTGGGGCGAAACGAATCCCCCTCAGCCGCATGGAAGTGCGGGATGAAGACGAGCTGTGCCCCGCGCCGCGCCGCCCAGCGCACCGTTTCCGGATAGCGCCACCCTTCGTGACAGATCGCGACGCCAAAGGTTGCCTCGCCGCAAGTGAAGGTGCGCCGAGTTGCACCTGGCGAGTATGGTCCCTCCTCCGACGGGTCGAGCTGCACCTTGTCCTGCGAACCGGCGACCGTGCCGTCGCGGTTCACCACCAGCGTCGAGATCAGGAGGCGATCGTCGTGCACGCGCTCGGTTCCGAGCACCACGCAGACGTTCGCCTCGCGCGCGGCATCGGCGATTGTGCCCCAGGCGCGTTCGAGAAAGACGCTGTCGGGAGCGGGCGGTGCGTACCCCAAACCTCGATACCCAGGGACAAAGCACTCGGGGAAGCAGATGATGTCGGCGCCGGCGCGCCCAGACTCGGCGATGGCCTGCGTGGCCAGCTCGACCGACTCCTCTGGCGACGACGGATGGCGCAGGTTGGCGAGGGTGATGCGGAGCGTGGACATGGTGGAAATGTGCCGGCCATGCGCTCCTCCCTCAAGGGAACGAGGGGGTGCGCGCATGCCATCGCGCGGTGCAATGTTCTCTCTCCCCCGACCGCGATGGTTCCGATGGATTTCGATCTCGCAAATGCCATGGCCGTTCTCGAGCGGACGCCGCATACGTTGCGCGCCATGCTCGACGGACTCTCTCCCGCATGGACCGATGCCACCGAGGGGGGCGAGTCGTGGAGCGCGTATACCATCGTCGGGCACCTCAACCACGGCGAGCGCACCGACTGGATTGCGCGCGCGCAGATAATCCTCGCGCAGGGCGACAACCGTCGCTTCACCCCGTACGATCGTTTCGCGCAGTTCCACGAATCCAGGGGAAAGTCGCTGGCCCAACTCCTCGGCGAGTTCGCCGAGCTGCGCGCCGCCAACGTGGCCACGCTCGCCGGCTGGCGCCTAACGCCGGCGCAGCTCGCGCTGGAAGGAGAGCATCCCGATCTGGGGGTGGTGACGCTGTCGCAGCTGCTCGCCACGTGGGTGGCGCACGACCTTGGGCATGTGGCCCAGGTGGCGCGCGTCATGGCGCGGCAGTATCGAGCCGCCGTGGGGCCGTGGACCGCGTACCTCTCCATTCTCGGGTCGCCCAGGGTGTGACGAACGCATGTCGCGTCCGCTCCGATTCTGGCGCATCCTGTAGATGCGCACCATTCGCGTCTCCCCTCATTCGCGAGGTTCCTCCATGCGTCCTGTCCTGTTTACCGTTGCACTCGCCCTCTCGGCAGTCCCCATGGCGCGCGCGGCGGCGCAGGCGGCCTATGGCCCGTCCCCTGCCGCGGCAACACAGCAGGAGATTCTCAGGCTGCGCGAGCGCGCCTGGCGCACCTGGTTCAGCAACGACACCGCGGGCTTCAAGGCGGTGGTCCCCGCCGAACTTCTCGCCATCGGTTGGGACGGCGGCCCCTGGCAGGACCGCGCCGAGACCATCAAGGGGATGGCCGACTTCGCCAAGTCGGGGCTCAAGCTCGATGAGCTGCACTTCGTGAAGAACGCCTGGCAGCAGTACGGCGACGTGATCATCCTCTACAGCAACTTCCACGTCGCCCTGCGGGGGCCCAAAGGCGAGAAGCAGGAGACCTACGGGCGCGGGACGGAGGTCTTCGTCAAGCGCAACGGAAGGTGGATCCACACGGGGTGGCACCTGGACAACGTGAAGTTCTCGTAGCCCCGGCCGGGTCTCGGCAGCCGGCGACTCGCAGGCGGGGGCGGCGCGTGTTATTCTCGCGCTGCCCCCGCCCTTCGTTCTCCCCGCCTCTCCGTCGCATGCGCCCCGACCGCACGTCACGCACCTCGAGCATCGCCACCGCCACGCGCCGCGCTCCCGTCGCGCGCGCCCTCCTCACAGCGACGCTCCTCGCCGCGCTCCCTCTCGCCTCGCACTCCGCACAGGCGCAAGCGCGCGCCTACGACCAGCTCCTGCGCCTCTTTACCGAGTGGCGCACCTTCGAGGACGCGCCGCGCCTGGCCAGCGGCATCCCCGACTATTCGCCGGCCACCAACGCGCACCGCCTCGCCGCTCTCCGCCGGCTGCAAGCGCGCCTCGCCGCCATCGACACCACCGGGTGGTCGGTCAAGGAGCAGGTGGACTGGCACCTCGTGCGCGCCGAGATGAACGGGATGGAGTACTTCCAGCGTGTGCTCAAGCCGTGGGCGCGCGACCCGGCGTACTACGCGTCCGTCGTCACCGAGGAGAGCGACACGCCGGCCAAGGAAGGGCCGCTCATCCACGGCGCCATCAGGCTCTTCGAGTACCCCATCTGGCCGCGCACGCGCCTCGACACCGCCAGGGCGCTCACCACCGAACAGGGCGCCGACCTGGCGAAGAAGCTGCGCACCATTCCCCCGCTCCTGCAAGCCGCCAGGCGCAACCTGGCCGCCGGCAACGCGCGCGACCTCTGGTTAGGCGGCTCGCGCGCCTTCGAGGAACAGGCCGAGGCGCTCAAGGAACTCGGCGAGAAGGTCGGCGACGGCGACGCCGCGCTGGCGCAGTCCATCCGCGAGGCGCGCACCGCCAGCGAAGACTTCGCCTCCTGGGTCGCCGCCGAGGCGAAGAAGAAGACCGGCCCCTCGGGGATCGGAAAGGAGCAGTACACGTGGTACCTGCGCAACGTCCTCCTCGTCCCCCTCTCGTGGGACGATGAGGTGGCCATCACCCGGCGCGAGCTGATGCGCGGGAGCGCCGCGTTGCGGCTGGAGGAGAACCGCAATCGCAACCTCCCCCAACTCCCGATAGCCGACACGCCCGAGGATTACGCCGCACTGCAGGCGCGCGCCATCCCCAGGTACCTCAAGTGGATCGCCGACAACCGCATCCTCACCTATGAGCCGTGGATGGAGCGCGCGCTGCGCGAACGTACCGCCGGCTTCGCCCCCGCGGCATCGCGCAACTTCTTCCAGCAGGCCACGCAGCGCGACCCGCTCCCGCTCTGGACGCACCTCTCGCATTGGTGGGACAACATGCGCATGCGCGTCTCGCCGCACGCGAGCCCCATCCGTCGCACGCCGCTCCTCTACAACGTCTGGATGAGTCGCGCCGAGGGGATGGCGACGTCGTTCGAGGAGTGGATGATGCACGCCGGGCTGTACGACGACTCGCCGCGCTCGCGCGAGATTGTCTGGATCATGCTGGTCAATCGCGCCGCGCGCGGGCTGGGGAACCTCTACGCCCACTCCAACGAACTCACCATGGCGCAGGCCGGCGACATCCACATGAACTGGACGCCGCGGGGCTGGATGCGCCGCGACCCCCTCCTCGGCTTCGAGCAGCACCTGTACCTGCGGCAACCGGGTTATGGTGCCTCGTACATCACCGGCGGGCGCTTGATGGAAGAGACGATAGCGCTGCGCGCGCGGCAGCTCGGCGACCAGTTCACCCTGCAGCGCGTGATGGACGAGATCAATGCCGCCGGGATGATCCCCGTGTCGATGATCTACTGGGAGGTGACGGGCGACGACCGGATGGTGCGCGAACTCAAGGAGGGGCGTCCGCTCCCGCCAATGCGTTAGGCATGGCGCCCGTCAGCTCCCGGTGGCCGGTGCATGGCCGTGCCCGCCCGCCTTCGGCAGCGCGCGCGGCGCCAGCCGCTTCCGCGCCGCGCGCAGCGCCTCCGGCGACCCGGCAATCGCCAGCACGTCGCCAGACTCCAACCGTTCGCTGCCGGTCGGCATCACCGACACCAGCGTCCCGCCGTCCGGGCGCAGGATGGTGAGCACCTCGGCGCCGGTGTCGCCGCGCAGGTCGAGCTGCGCCAGCGTCTTCCCCACCCCCGGGTCGCCAGGGAGGAGGCGAATCGACTCCGGGTCGCCAAGGCCGGGGAGCATGTCGGCCACGCGGTCCATCGCCGTCGCCAGCTCCTCCTCGCTCCCGCGCGTGCGGTCGTGCTGCGTGAGCGCCATCGCGATCACCTCGGCGCCGGCGCGCGCGTGACCGTACAGCGTGCGCGCGCTGCGCCACACGCCAAACAGCAGCGCCACCGCAATCAGCACCAGCGTGGCGCCCGTGACCGCACCGGGGAGGAGTGGGAGGAGGATGGCAACGATGGGGAGCGAACAGGTCGCGAGGAGCGCCAGGTGCAACGTCACCACGAAGGCGTTACGCGGGACAAAGGCGCGGTCGAGCTTCCCCCGCGCCGGTGTGGGGAGCGCGCGACGGGCCAGCGCGTAGGCCACCGCGCGCGTCACCCGCAACAGCCCCGCCGCAAACGGCGCCGCTCCAACGAATGACAGCGCAATCACCGCCAGGCGCCCCGCCGGCGGCTGCCAGCCGAACCACCCCTCCACCATCACCGCCAACCGCCCCATCTCCGCGTACGCCGCGAGAATGAGCCCGGCAATGAGCGCCACGTCGACCACGATGAGCCAGATGGAACGCTTGAGCGACGGCGCCTCGCTCGCGCGTCCCGTGGACAGCCCGGCGAACCACGAGCCGTACAGCGCCACAAATGTCTGCAGCGCCGGCGGGAGCCCGCGTTCCATGCGCGCCGCGAATGGCCCCGAATGCCGCACCAGCCACGGCGTCGCGAGCGTCGTGAGTGCGCTCACCGTCACCGCCACCGGGTAGAGGAATGGGCGCGTCGCCGCGTTGGCCGCACCAACGCCGGCAATGATGAACGAGAACTCGCCGATCTGCGCCAGGCTCATTCCCGACTGCACCGCGTTGCGCAGCGAGTGCCCGGTGAGGAAGGCACCGATCGAGACGCCGAACACCTTTCCCGCCACCACTACCGCCGAGAAGACGAGGATCGGGATCCACAGCTCGCGCACGACAACCGGGTCGATCGCCATCCCCACCGAGACGAAGAAGATGGCGACGAACAGGTCGCGCACCGGGGAGATGAGGTGTGCAATCTCCTCCCCCAGCCCCGACTCGGCCACCAGCGACCCGGCGATGAAGGCGCCCAGCGCCACCGAGTAGCCAAAGCCCAGCGCGAGGAGTGCCGCGGCGAACGAGATGCCGATCGACACCACGACCGTCGTCTCCGGGCTGCCTAACGCATTCACCGCCCGCATGAACGGCGGCACCGCGATGCGTCCCACGGCGATGAGGACGACGAGGAAGGTCACCAGGCGCACGCCGGTCATCGCCAGCTCGAGCCCGGACAGCCCGCTCCCCGAGGCCAGCGTCGAGAGGAGCGTGATGAGCAGGATCGCGATCACGTCCTCGACGATCAGGATGCCGAAGACCGTCTCCTTCACCGTCCCCGTCACCCCCTGCTCGGCGAAGGTGCGGGCCACGATCGTGGTCGACGAGATGGCGACCATTGCACCTGCCACCAGCGCCTCCATCGACGCCCACCCGAACAGCGTTGCCGCCGTGAAGCCGAGCGCGAACATCACGCTCGTCTCGGCCAGCGCGGCGAGCCCCGAGGTGGCGGCCACGCGGATCACGCGCCCCAGGCGGAACTCGAGTCCCAGGGCGTACATCAGGAGGATGACGCCGAGCTCGGAAAACTCGGTCACCATCTCCTGGTCGACCGAGAGCGGGATGGGGACATGCGGCCCCACCACCAGCCCGGCCAACACGTAGCCAAAGACCCCCGGCAGCCGCAATCGGCGCGAGACGACCGTCGTAACGGCCGCCGCGCACAACACTACGGCGAGGTCGCGGAGATAGGCGTGGCTTTCCTGCACGTGTCTGGGGGGAACGCGTGTAGGGGGGATGAGCTGGAGTCCGAATATGATCCGCCGCGCAGCCGATCGGCACCTTGGGCGACCGCTTTATCGCGGGTTGGTGCTGCCTCGCGCGGACGCTGCGCCGCCTCGCGCGCCGCTCGCCGCTACCGGGAGTGCGTCACGCCGAATGCGAACGGGGCGTGGTGCGACGCAAACGGGTGTCCGGGGCCAGAGGCGCCCGAACACCCGGGAAGCCGCGCGCGACGTGTGGGTCGCGCGCGTGGCGCTGCGTCAGGCGCCCTGTGTCAGAGGTCCTGCGTCAGATCCCCTGCTTGGACTTCCCGAACAGCCAGATGAGGAGCATGGCGCCCAGCGCCGAGGCGATGAGTCCAGCGCCCTGGCCTGGAGGGTACCATCCCACCACGCGTCCCAGGAAGCCGGCGATGAAGCCGCCACCCAGCCCCAGGAGCATCGTCTTGAAGATCCCCATGTCCTGGCGCCCCGGATAGAAGAGGCGGGCGACGATACCGACAAGGAGGCCGAAGCAGGCGGCGAAGATGAGTCCCATGACGATCTCCCGAGCGTGATTGAGGGTCGTGCGACCGGGCCGTCGCGCCGTCGCACCATCTCTACGGACGCTACACCCGGCTTGATTCAAGGCAAGGTGAACTGGGGGGAAATGAGGTGGAATCCCTGCCCACCCCTCCGATCACCGCCTCGACCGAACGCCTCGGGGGGGCGGCGGTCCTTGCCGAGACTCGTGTCCCAGTTCAGACGCTGATCGATTATCTCGAGGCCGGGCATCCTCTCGATCAGTTCCTCGAGGAGTTCCCGGCTGTGACTCGGGCCCACGCCATCGCGATGCTGGAACTGGCCAAGCGCGCGCTTGTCACGCCGGCGGCGTAGCGAGGCGTGCCGCGAGCGCCGCGGAATGCGCTGCCGGCTCTCACCCCACTCGCCGCGCGCCGTTCACCACGCCAACCCATACGCCTCGCGCCGATAGTCCGACCCCACCAGGCGCGCCTTGGACCGCGGATCGACGAGGATCATCTGCGCCCCGCCGAACTCCGCGCTCGGCGGCTGCACGGCGACTTTCTGGCCGCGACGCGACAGCTCGGCGCGCACCTCGTCGCTGAGTCCCGGCTCCACCCCTAAACGTCCGGCGCCGAACACGCGCCAGCGCGGCGCCTCGACTGCTTGCTGCGGCGTCATCCCGAAGCGGAGGACGTTGTTGAGCACCTGGATGAGCGTTTGCGGCTGACCGTCGCCGCCCGGCGAGCCGAACGTTGCGAAGAGCGATCCGTCCTCGTTGAGCGCCATCGCCGGACAGAGTGTGTGGAACGGGCGCTTCCCCGCGGCGATGATGTTCGGGTGATTGGGGTCGAGCGAGTAGAGCGAGCCGCGATTGTGCAGGACGATCCCGGTGCCGGGGACCATGCGCCCGCTCCCGAACGAGGCAAAGAGCGACTGGATCATCGAGACCGCGTTGCCGTCCTTGTCGATCACCGTGAGGTAGACCGTGTCGCCCGTGCCGTGGCGCGAGTCGTCGCCTGACGCGGCGAGGATCGTGTCGCGCCTGATGCGCGAGGCCAGCGTGCGCGCGTGCTCCTTGGAGAGGAGCATGTCCACAGGGACCTTGGCAAAGGCCGGGTCGGCGATGTAGCGGTCGCGATCGGCATACGCCAGTTTGGCTCCTTCCACCAGCGTGTGCACGTAATCGGCGGAGCCGCGCCCCATCGCCGTGAGATCCTCATGCTCGGCGATGTTGAGCATCTCGAGGAAGGTTGCTCCCTGCGTGTTGGGTGGGAAGGCGAGCACCTGCTTGCCGAGGTACGTCGTGCGAATCGGCTCCTGCCACGTCGACGTGTGCTTCGCGAGATCGGCCGCCGTGACCAGTCCGCCTTCGCGGCTGATGAAGGCGGCAATCTTCTGCGCCGGCGCCCCCGTGTAGTACGCCCCCGCGCCGCCAGCCGCAATCACGCGCAACGTCGCCGCCAGCTCCTTCTGCACCAGGAGCGTCCCCGGCGCCGGCGCCGCGCCGTTCACCAGGAAGGTACGCGCCAGGGCGGAGTCGGCCGCGACCTTCTTCAACTCGGCGCCGATGTCGAGCGACAGGCGCGTCGAGACCGGGAACCCTTCGTCCGCGTAGCGAATCGCCGGCTGCAACGCCTGGCGCAGCGTCGTCGTCCCAAAGCGGCGCAGCGCATCTTCCCATCCCCGCACCGCGCCCGGGACCGAGACCGAGAGGATCCCTGAACCCGGGACGCGATCCAGCTTCTGCGCCGCAAAGAAGGCCGGCGTCGCCTTGCTCCCCGCGCGCCCCGAGCCGTTGAGGGCGTACACCTTCCCGGTTTTGCCGTCGCGGATGAGCATGAAGTTGTCGCCTCCCACGCCGTTCATGTGCGGGCGCACCACCGCGAGCACGCCCGCCATTGCGATCGCCGCGTCGACTGCGTTCCCGCCGCGCTTGAGGACGTCGGCGCCGACGGCGCTTGCCAGCGCGTGGTCCGACGAGACCGCGGCGTGCGGTCCCATGATGTCGGGGCGCATCGACGGGACCTGCGCGGCGAGCGGCACTGCGGTGGCAAACGTGAGCGCCACGGAGCGATACACGACGGCGCGACGGGACGACAGGATGCGAGAGGTCATGCGACGGAGACGATGGGGGGCGGGGGCGATACGGTGCGACGAGGAGATTCTATCGCCTGAAACGCCGCGACGCCCGAGCGCGCTGCACTGGCGACGCGCGCCGCGCCCGCCGCTCCCGCCGCTCCCACGGAGCGCTTGCCTGATTCGCCCCGGCGCCGGCACCTTGCGGGCAGCCCACGGTCCTGCGGGTCGGCCCCTACCGCTTCTTCTTCTATTCCCAAGAAGGCCGAGAGCATCGCGACACCCTACTCGGAGCGTGGCATGACTTCTTCGGCGCGACTCCCGAGGAGCGGGCCGCCTGGCGCCTGATCGGCCACGGTGAGGGCATTCATTGGCCGGCCCTCGACGAAGACATCAGTGTGGACGCGCT of the Gemmatimonadaceae bacterium genome contains:
- a CDS encoding DUF2911 domain-containing protein: MRPIVRCFALLPLAIPAVVAAQSASLTYRLGKDTLAIEQFTRSANALTGEMVQRSGAAVSRVAYTVTLGKDGRATAVRLTRTQADGTPAPGAPREYRFTLGADSAVREIVFADSTQRRAFPLARAAVNFPTFVYAPTELLAALRKASASESIPALGLAGGPGFSGLTALGGDSLRLRGNPYAMVLRFDANNRLRAVDGRGTTNKVVAERGSGGLDMAAIAARMKPTGTLSAREDVRAGFGAGGIVVVDYGRPQVRERSVWGGTLVPFDSVWRAGANDATHLFSTRTLTFGNVTLAPGMYTLWVQHTRQGSYLIVNRQTGQWGTQYDAAQDVGRVELQSAAAPSHVEELTYTVRALAPNRGVLELAWGDRVLSAPFAVTAGR
- a CDS encoding GNAT family N-acetyltransferase: MPAVTIPRELQTARLALRSWQGDDAAELLPILEANWEHLSPWIPARVASPSPLPELRERLVGNAQAFADDREWRFAMLERNGESGRGGRILGELSLFPRSVQGRVPLGESDRAEIGYWIRADATGRGLVSEGVGALVAAARTIARFQHLEIRCDARNAPSVAIPRRLGFTLAETIETSGVLAHERTVALQVWTMPLARGG
- a CDS encoding carbon-nitrogen hydrolase family protein produces the protein MSTLRITLANLRHPSSPEESVELATQAIAESGRAGADIICFPECFVPGYRGLGYAPPAPDSVFLERAWGTIADAAREANVCVVLGTERVHDDRLLISTLVVNRDGTVAGSQDKVQLDPSEEGPYSPGATRRTFTCGEATFGVAICHEGWRYPETVRWAARRGAQLVFIPHFHAAEGDSFRPRSFADPANSFHEKALLCRAAENTIYIAAANYASEGAPTTSTVVRPDGTVQAWQPYGAEGLLVADLDLALATGLLARRYRPLEP
- a CDS encoding DinB family protein, producing the protein MDFDLANAMAVLERTPHTLRAMLDGLSPAWTDATEGGESWSAYTIVGHLNHGERTDWIARAQIILAQGDNRRFTPYDRFAQFHESRGKSLAQLLGEFAELRAANVATLAGWRLTPAQLALEGEHPDLGVVTLSQLLATWVAHDLGHVAQVARVMARQYRAAVGPWTAYLSILGSPRV
- a CDS encoding nuclear transport factor 2 family protein, which translates into the protein MRPVLFTVALALSAVPMARAAAQAAYGPSPAAATQQEILRLRERAWRTWFSNDTAGFKAVVPAELLAIGWDGGPWQDRAETIKGMADFAKSGLKLDELHFVKNAWQQYGDVIILYSNFHVALRGPKGEKQETYGRGTEVFVKRNGRWIHTGWHLDNVKFS
- a CDS encoding DUF885 family protein, which encodes MRPDRTSRTSSIATATRRAPVARALLTATLLAALPLASHSAQAQARAYDQLLRLFTEWRTFEDAPRLASGIPDYSPATNAHRLAALRRLQARLAAIDTTGWSVKEQVDWHLVRAEMNGMEYFQRVLKPWARDPAYYASVVTEESDTPAKEGPLIHGAIRLFEYPIWPRTRLDTARALTTEQGADLAKKLRTIPPLLQAARRNLAAGNARDLWLGGSRAFEEQAEALKELGEKVGDGDAALAQSIREARTASEDFASWVAAEAKKKTGPSGIGKEQYTWYLRNVLLVPLSWDDEVAITRRELMRGSAALRLEENRNRNLPQLPIADTPEDYAALQARAIPRYLKWIADNRILTYEPWMERALRERTAGFAPAASRNFFQQATQRDPLPLWTHLSHWWDNMRMRVSPHASPIRRTPLLYNVWMSRAEGMATSFEEWMMHAGLYDDSPRSREIVWIMLVNRAARGLGNLYAHSNELTMAQAGDIHMNWTPRGWMRRDPLLGFEQHLYLRQPGYGASYITGGRLMEETIALRARQLGDQFTLQRVMDEINAAGMIPVSMIYWEVTGDDRMVRELKEGRPLPPMR
- a CDS encoding cation:proton antiporter, whose product is MQESHAYLRDLAVVLCAAAVTTVVSRRLRLPGVFGYVLAGLVVGPHVPIPLSVDQEMVTEFSELGVILLMYALGLEFRLGRVIRVAATSGLAALAETSVMFALGFTAATLFGWASMEALVAGAMVAISSTTIVARTFAEQGVTGTVKETVFGILIVEDVIAILLITLLSTLASGSGLSGLELAMTGVRLVTFLVVLIAVGRIAVPPFMRAVNALGSPETTVVVSIGISFAAALLALGFGYSVALGAFIAGSLVAESGLGEEIAHLISPVRDLFVAIFFVSVGMAIDPVVVRELWIPILVFSAVVVAGKVFGVSIGAFLTGHSLRNAVQSGMSLAQIGEFSFIIAGVGAANAATRPFLYPVAVTVSALTTLATPWLVRHSGPFAARMERGLPPALQTFVALYGSWFAGLSTGRASEAPSLKRSIWLIVVDVALIAGLILAAYAEMGRLAVMVEGWFGWQPPAGRLAVIALSFVGAAPFAAGLLRVTRAVAYALARRALPTPARGKLDRAFVPRNAFVVTLHLALLATCSLPIVAILLPLLPGAVTGATLVLIAVALLFGVWRSARTLYGHARAGAEVIAMALTQHDRTRGSEEELATAMDRVADMLPGLGDPESIRLLPGDPGVGKTLAQLDLRGDTGAEVLTILRPDGGTLVSVMPTGSERLESGDVLAIAGSPEALRAARKRLAPRALPKAGGHGHAPATGS
- a CDS encoding GlsB/YeaQ/YmgE family stress response membrane protein translates to MGLIFAACFGLLVGIVARLFYPGRQDMGIFKTMLLGLGGGFIAGFLGRVVGWYPPGQGAGLIASALGAMLLIWLFGKSKQGI
- a CDS encoding DUF433 domain-containing protein, yielding MESLPTPPITASTERLGGAAVLAETRVPVQTLIDYLEAGHPLDQFLEEFPAVTRAHAIAMLELAKRALVTPAA
- the ggt gene encoding gamma-glutamyltransferase, encoding MTSRILSSRRAVVYRSVALTFATAVPLAAQVPSMRPDIMGPHAAVSSDHALASAVGADVLKRGGNAVDAAIAMAGVLAVVRPHMNGVGGDNFMLIRDGKTGKVYALNGSGRAGSKATPAFFAAQKLDRVPGSGILSVSVPGAVRGWEDALRRFGTTTLRQALQPAIRYADEGFPVSTRLSLDIGAELKKVAADSALARTFLVNGAAPAPGTLLVQKELAATLRVIAAGGAGAYYTGAPAQKIAAFISREGGLVTAADLAKHTSTWQEPIRTTYLGKQVLAFPPNTQGATFLEMLNIAEHEDLTAMGRGSADYVHTLVEGAKLAYADRDRYIADPAFAKVPVDMLLSKEHARTLASRIRRDTILAASGDDSRHGTGDTVYLTVIDKDGNAVSMIQSLFASFGSGRMVPGTGIVLHNRGSLYSLDPNHPNIIAAGKRPFHTLCPAMALNEDGSLFATFGSPGGDGQPQTLIQVLNNVLRFGMTPQQAVEAPRWRVFGAGRLGVEPGLSDEVRAELSRRGQKVAVQPPSAEFGGAQMILVDPRSKARLVGSDYRREAYGLAW
- a CDS encoding DUF2442 domain-containing protein — its product is MRVGPYRFFFYSQEGREHRDTLLGAWHDFFGATPEERAAWRLIGHGEGIHWPALDEDISVDALVAGRRSLESQASLKRWLSAHGAA